The segment TTTACCAGTTCCGGGTCGGCATCTACTGCTATAAACTCTCTTTTAAAGTCTATGTATTGTGCAAGGTCGTTACTATCGCTCCTGCCGAAAACAAGGGTGTTCGTGTAATCAACAAAGCTGGCGCCGGGGAAATGCTCTCTCAGCAGCGCCTCTCCATTCTCCGCCGAAAACCTCTGGATCACCCTTTTTAATCCGCTGAAATCGAAATATTTTTCACCTTCAGCAAGCATTGACTCGCTGTGAGTTATAACAAGAAACCGTCCCCCGTCGTTCAGCAGTCTTTTGACTTCCCCTATCATTTCGGGGAAAAAATACAGGGAGTATGCTGCCACAACAAGGTCGAAGCGCCCCGAAGGCATTTCGATGGTTGCCGGGAGGTGCGCCTTCAGAAAAACGGCTTCTTTTGCTATCTTCTCTACGGTCCCAAGAAACCCATTCCGGTTTTCACCGAGACAATCAACGCCGCAGATAAAATCGAAGCTGCCTTCGAGGGCCTCTTCAAACCATCCGTAGCCGCATCCCAGATCGAGGAAGGCATGAACCTGCTGCCAGTTGATAAGTTCTCTTGCCATGCCCCGTATCTCCTCTTTATTGCTGGAGTGATCCTCGATTATATTGCTGATTCTCCTGTGCAGATCGAGGTTGGAATAGCCTTTTATAATCT is part of the Syntrophorhabdaceae bacterium genome and harbors:
- a CDS encoding methyltransferase domain-containing protein; this encodes MEKIIKGYSNLDLHRRISNIIEDHSSNKEEIRGMARELINWQQVHAFLDLGCGYGWFEEALEGSFDFICGVDCLGENRNGFLGTVEKIAKEAVFLKAHLPATIEMPSGRFDLVVAAYSLYFFPEMIGEVKRLLNDGGRFLVITHSESMLAEGEKYFDFSGLKRVIQRFSAENGEALLREHFPGASFVDYTNTLVFGRSDSNDLAQYIDFKREFIAVDADPELVKRKMLAELRELGELCFNKNDRIFVVRK